Proteins encoded in a region of the Streptomyces akebiae genome:
- the aceB gene encoding malate synthase A, with protein MSAPAPSPLAIVDAEPLPRQDEVLTPAALAFVAELHRRFTPRRDELLARRAERRAEIARTSTLDFLPETAAIRADDSWKVAPSPAALDDRRVEITGPTDRKMTINALNSGARIWLADFEDASAPTWENVVLGQVNMADAYTRNIDFTDERTGKSYALRPNEELATVVMRPRGWHLDERHLVDADGTAVPGALVDFGLYFFHNAQRLLDLGKGPYFYLPKTESHLEARLWNEVFVFAQDHVGIPQGTVRATVLIETITAAYEMEEILYELRDHASGLNAGRWDYLFSIVKNFRDGGAKFVLPDRNAVTMTAPFMRAYTELLVRTCHKRGAHAIGGMAAFIPSRRDEEVNKVAFEKVKADKDREANDGFDGSWVAHPDLVPIAMASFDAVLGDKPNQKDRLREDVDVKAADLIAVDSLDARPTYAGLVNAVQVGIRYIEAWLRGLGAVAIFNLMEDAATAEISRSQIWQWINAGVEFEHDGDTVKATPELAREVAAQELANLRAELGEEAFAAGHWQQAHDLLLEVALDEDYVDFLTLPAYEQLKG; from the coding sequence ATGTCCGCACCAGCGCCGTCCCCGCTGGCCATCGTCGACGCCGAGCCCCTGCCCCGTCAGGACGAGGTCCTCACCCCCGCGGCCCTCGCCTTCGTGGCGGAGCTGCACCGCCGGTTCACCCCCCGGCGTGACGAGCTGCTGGCCCGCCGCGCGGAGCGGCGCGCCGAGATCGCCCGTACCTCCACGCTCGACTTCCTCCCGGAGACCGCCGCGATCCGCGCCGACGACTCCTGGAAGGTGGCCCCCTCCCCGGCCGCCCTGGACGACCGCCGTGTCGAGATCACCGGCCCCACCGACCGCAAGATGACGATCAACGCGCTGAACTCGGGGGCGAGGATCTGGCTCGCGGACTTCGAGGACGCCTCGGCGCCCACCTGGGAGAACGTGGTCCTCGGCCAGGTGAACATGGCCGACGCCTACACGCGGAACATCGACTTCACCGACGAGCGCACCGGCAAGTCCTACGCGCTGCGCCCGAACGAGGAGCTGGCGACGGTCGTCATGCGCCCGCGCGGCTGGCACCTCGACGAGCGCCATCTCGTGGACGCCGACGGCACCGCGGTGCCCGGCGCGCTGGTCGACTTCGGCCTGTACTTCTTCCACAACGCCCAGCGGCTGCTGGACCTCGGCAAGGGCCCGTACTTCTACCTCCCGAAGACGGAGTCGCACCTGGAGGCCCGCCTCTGGAACGAGGTGTTCGTCTTCGCGCAGGACCACGTCGGCATCCCGCAGGGCACCGTCCGCGCCACCGTCCTCATCGAGACGATCACGGCCGCGTACGAGATGGAGGAGATCCTCTACGAACTCCGCGACCACGCGTCGGGGCTGAACGCGGGCCGCTGGGACTATCTCTTCTCCATCGTGAAGAACTTCCGTGACGGCGGGGCCAAGTTCGTCCTCCCGGACCGCAACGCGGTGACGATGACCGCCCCGTTCATGCGGGCGTACACCGAACTCCTCGTCCGCACCTGCCACAAGCGCGGCGCGCACGCGATCGGCGGCATGGCCGCGTTCATCCCGTCACGGCGCGACGAGGAAGTCAACAAGGTCGCGTTCGAGAAGGTCAAGGCCGACAAGGACCGCGAGGCGAACGACGGCTTCGACGGCTCCTGGGTGGCCCACCCCGACCTGGTCCCGATCGCCATGGCCTCCTTCGACGCCGTCCTCGGCGACAAGCCGAACCAGAAGGACCGCCTCCGCGAGGACGTCGACGTCAAGGCCGCCGATCTGATCGCCGTCGACTCCCTCGACGCCAGGCCGACGTACGCCGGACTCGTCAACGCCGTCCAGGTCGGCATCCGTTACATCGAGGCCTGGCTGCGGGGTCTCGGCGCCGTCGCCATCTTCAACCTGATGGAGGACGCGGCCACCGCCGAGATCTCCCGCTCCCAGATCTGGCAGTGGATCAACGCGGGTGTCGAGTTCGAGCACGACGGAGACACGGTGAAGGCGACCCCGGAGCTGGCCCGCGAGGTCGCCGCCCAGGAACTCGCCAACCTGCGGGCGGAGTTGGGCGAGGAGGCTTTCGCCGCCGGTCACTGGCAGCAGGCCCACGACCTCCTGTTGGAGGTCGCCCTCGACGAGGACTACGTCGACTTCCTCACCCTGCCGGCGTACGAGCAGCTCAAGGGCTGA
- a CDS encoding SelT/SelW/SelH family protein: MTQTQRVEIEYCTQCRWLPRAAWLAQELLTTFETELTELSLKPGKGGVFVVRVNDEVVWDRRDQGFPEPTAVKQAVRDRVAPGRSLGHSDSSHKAGPE; encoded by the coding sequence ATGACGCAGACACAGCGTGTCGAGATCGAGTACTGCACCCAGTGCCGTTGGCTGCCCCGTGCCGCGTGGCTGGCCCAGGAGCTGCTGACGACCTTCGAGACCGAACTGACCGAGCTGTCCCTCAAACCCGGCAAGGGTGGCGTCTTCGTCGTCCGCGTCAACGACGAGGTCGTCTGGGACCGCCGTGACCAGGGCTTTCCCGAGCCCACCGCCGTCAAGCAGGCCGTACGCGACCGAGTGGCCCCGGGACGGTCCCTGGGCCACTCGGACAGCTCGCACAAGGCGGGGCCGGAGTAG
- a CDS encoding HipA family kinase, with amino-acid sequence MLREVTATRYVAPLRAGGSVPGVVEADDLGTYVVKFTGSAQGRKALVAEVIVGELARALGLRFPELVLAHFDPAIAESEPHQEVRELHAASAGLNLGMDYLPGAADFTPDVANEFPVDPLEAGRIIWLDALTVNVDRTVHSSNLMIWPTFGIAPPRLWLIDHGAALVFHHRWDASDPTKAYDFRHHALGHYAPDVRAADAELAPKVTEDLLRRIVAEVPDGWLPVEDGFTSPDEVRDAYVRYLHARVRASAAWLPTDFPTREELAAEEVLRAAKTQRGRPNWLKRVPDLHGKPAAEQDWSVHLG; translated from the coding sequence ATGTTGAGAGAGGTCACCGCGACCCGCTATGTCGCCCCCCTGCGGGCCGGCGGCTCTGTCCCCGGTGTCGTCGAGGCCGATGACCTGGGCACCTACGTCGTCAAGTTCACCGGCTCGGCGCAGGGCCGCAAGGCGTTGGTCGCCGAGGTGATCGTCGGGGAGCTGGCGCGGGCGCTCGGCCTGCGCTTCCCGGAGCTGGTCCTCGCGCACTTCGACCCGGCGATCGCCGAAAGCGAGCCGCACCAGGAGGTGCGGGAACTGCACGCCGCGAGCGCCGGCCTCAACCTCGGCATGGACTATCTGCCGGGCGCCGCCGACTTCACCCCGGACGTCGCGAACGAGTTCCCCGTCGACCCGCTCGAAGCCGGGCGGATCATCTGGCTCGACGCCCTCACGGTCAACGTCGACCGCACCGTGCACAGTTCGAACCTCATGATCTGGCCCACGTTCGGCATCGCGCCCCCGCGCCTCTGGCTGATCGACCACGGCGCGGCCCTCGTCTTCCACCACCGATGGGACGCCTCGGACCCGACGAAGGCGTACGACTTCCGTCACCACGCCCTCGGCCACTACGCCCCCGACGTGCGCGCGGCCGATGCCGAGCTCGCGCCGAAGGTGACCGAGGACCTGCTGCGGCGGATCGTCGCGGAGGTCCCGGACGGCTGGCTGCCCGTCGAGGACGGCTTCACCTCGCCCGACGAGGTCCGCGACGCCTATGTGCGCTACCTCCACGCGCGCGTGCGCGCCTCCGCCGCCTGGCTCCCCACCGACTTCCCCACCCGGGAGGAACTCGCCGCCGAGGAGGTCCTCCGCGCGGCGAAGACACAACGAGGCCGACCGAACTGGCTGAAACGGGTCCCCGACCTGCACGGCAAACCGGCGGCGGAACAGGATTGGTCGGTGCACCTGGGATGA
- a CDS encoding IclR family transcriptional regulator yields the protein MAKSMKSPPPYGVTSVDHALQLAVILQVEGPLTVSEAAGRIGVARSSAHRLLSTLVYRDFAVQDEDRSYRVGPVLEIAAQSHSNASALRAAALGPLRTLVDTLDETANLSIRTGRTARFIASVECSQALRVGSREGMVFPAHLVTGGLIMLAALTDEELDALYASAPAHPAEERPDPAELRGELRAVRRSGVALNLERSERGLVALGRAVTDAHGDTVAAVSVSMPSVRYEPERVREIVAALTTAAESIRAALRSPTPPV from the coding sequence ATGGCCAAGTCGATGAAGAGCCCGCCGCCGTACGGAGTGACGAGCGTGGACCACGCCCTGCAACTGGCGGTCATTCTGCAGGTCGAAGGGCCCCTCACGGTCTCGGAGGCCGCCGGCCGGATCGGGGTGGCCCGCTCCAGCGCCCATCGTCTGCTGTCCACGCTCGTCTACCGCGACTTCGCGGTCCAGGACGAGGACCGCAGCTACCGGGTGGGCCCGGTCCTGGAGATCGCGGCCCAGTCGCACTCGAACGCCTCGGCCCTCCGGGCGGCGGCCCTCGGCCCCCTGCGCACCCTGGTCGACACCCTCGACGAGACCGCGAACCTGAGCATCCGCACCGGGCGCACCGCGAGGTTCATCGCCTCGGTCGAATGCTCACAGGCGCTGCGGGTGGGAAGCCGCGAAGGCATGGTGTTCCCCGCGCACCTGGTGACCGGGGGCCTGATCATGCTGGCGGCTCTCACCGACGAGGAACTGGACGCGCTGTACGCGAGCGCTCCCGCGCATCCGGCCGAGGAACGCCCCGACCCGGCCGAGCTGCGCGGCGAACTCCGCGCGGTCCGGCGCAGCGGCGTGGCCCTCAACCTGGAGCGCTCCGAACGCGGCCTGGTCGCGCTCGGCCGCGCCGTGACCGACGCCCACGGTGACACGGTCGCCGCGGTGTCGGTGTCCATGCCGAGCGTGCGCTACGAGCCCGAACGTGTGCGGGAGATCGTCGCGGCCCTGACCACCGCGGCGGAGAGCATCCGCGCCGCACTCCGATCCCCGACGCCTCCGGTGTGA
- a CDS encoding cupin domain-containing protein — MTEPRDGVSPVSLTAEEGPDQPSVTPALEDLYRGFEKALLVPLWTRIGDLMPEHPRSRARPHRWEWSTLLDLAGRSGDLVPVGRGGERRAIALANPSLGGRPYATSTLWAAIQYLMPGEDAPEHRHTQNAFRFVVEGEGVWTVVERDPVPMRRGDFLPQTGMNWHAHHNAADHAMAWIDGLDIPFQYDIEAQFFDFGRDRLSEEEHTTPDRSRSERLWGHPGLVPVSQLGRGRGTPLLCYRWADTDAALTDQLELEQAGHPGTVEPGHALVRYTDPAHGGDVLPTVRAQFHRVRSGVETAPRRETGSSVYQVFDGSGQVTAGDFSWSVTRGDLFVVPSWTPLSIRSQASPSDSDSGALDLFQFSDAPILSKLDLFRTHTEETHA, encoded by the coding sequence ATGACCGAACCCCGCGACGGGGTCTCCCCCGTCTCACTGACCGCCGAGGAAGGGCCGGACCAGCCGTCGGTGACTCCCGCGCTCGAAGACCTCTACCGCGGTTTCGAGAAGGCCCTGCTGGTGCCGCTGTGGACCCGGATCGGGGACCTGATGCCCGAGCACCCGCGCTCCAGGGCTCGGCCCCACCGGTGGGAGTGGAGCACCCTGCTCGATCTGGCCGGCCGCTCCGGCGACCTGGTACCGGTCGGCCGGGGCGGCGAACGGCGCGCGATAGCCCTCGCCAACCCGAGCCTGGGCGGCAGACCGTACGCCACCTCGACGTTGTGGGCCGCCATCCAGTACCTGATGCCGGGCGAGGACGCGCCCGAGCACCGGCACACCCAGAACGCCTTCCGGTTCGTCGTCGAGGGCGAGGGCGTGTGGACGGTCGTGGAGCGTGACCCGGTGCCCATGCGCCGGGGCGACTTCCTGCCGCAGACCGGGATGAACTGGCACGCGCACCACAACGCCGCCGACCATGCCATGGCCTGGATCGACGGCCTCGACATCCCCTTCCAGTACGACATCGAGGCGCAGTTCTTCGACTTCGGCCGCGACAGGCTGTCCGAGGAGGAACACACGACGCCCGACCGCTCGCGCTCGGAGCGGCTGTGGGGTCACCCGGGTCTGGTGCCCGTCTCCCAGCTCGGCCGCGGGCGGGGCACGCCGCTGCTGTGTTACCGCTGGGCGGACACCGACGCCGCGCTGACCGACCAGCTGGAACTGGAGCAGGCGGGACACCCCGGCACCGTCGAGCCCGGCCACGCCCTGGTGCGCTACACCGATCCCGCCCACGGCGGGGACGTCCTGCCGACCGTCCGCGCGCAGTTCCACCGCGTCCGCAGCGGCGTGGAGACCGCCCCGCGCCGGGAGACCGGGTCGTCGGTGTACCAGGTGTTCGACGGGTCGGGCCAGGTGACCGCGGGCGACTTCTCCTGGTCGGTCACCCGCGGCGACCTCTTCGTCGTCCCGTCCTGGACGCCGCTGTCGATCCGTTCGCAGGCGTCGCCCTCGGACTCGGACTCCGGGGCACTGGACCTGTTCCAGTTCAGTGACGCTCCGATCCTCTCCAAGCTCGATCTGTTCCGCACCCACACCGAGGAGACTCACGCGTGA
- a CDS encoding fumarylacetoacetate hydrolase family protein, with amino-acid sequence MKLATIRLEGRTAAVRVEGDSLIDLGLPDVGALLASPGGLDTAARTDGAVLSAADVVFAPLVPRPGKVICVGLNYQNHIKEMGRELPEYPTLFAKFADTLIGAHDDIHRPVETEQFDWEAELAVVVGRRVRRADEREAEAAVAGFTVLNDITCRDWQFRTREWLQGKNWDSTTPLGPYLVTPDEVGGPRPALDVRCEVNGRVMQQDNTGDLLFDPVDLVRYVSTMIRLSPGDIIATGTPGGVGHARKPQIFLREGDTVVTEIDGLGRLENRVITEGTV; translated from the coding sequence GTGAAGCTCGCCACCATCCGCCTCGAAGGCCGGACCGCCGCCGTCCGGGTCGAGGGAGACTCGCTCATCGATCTCGGACTGCCGGACGTGGGCGCGCTCCTGGCATCGCCCGGCGGTCTCGACACCGCGGCGCGGACCGACGGCGCTGTTCTGTCCGCCGCCGACGTGGTGTTCGCGCCCCTGGTGCCACGTCCCGGCAAGGTGATCTGCGTAGGGCTCAACTACCAGAACCACATCAAGGAGATGGGCCGCGAGCTGCCGGAGTACCCCACTCTCTTCGCCAAGTTCGCCGACACCCTCATCGGCGCCCACGACGACATCCACCGTCCCGTCGAGACCGAGCAGTTCGACTGGGAGGCCGAACTCGCCGTGGTCGTCGGCCGACGGGTCCGGCGCGCCGACGAGAGGGAGGCCGAAGCGGCCGTCGCGGGCTTCACGGTGCTCAACGACATCACCTGCCGCGACTGGCAGTTCCGCACCCGCGAGTGGCTGCAGGGCAAGAACTGGGACTCCACCACCCCGCTCGGCCCCTACCTCGTGACGCCTGACGAGGTCGGCGGCCCACGCCCCGCGCTCGACGTCCGCTGCGAGGTGAACGGGCGGGTGATGCAGCAGGACAACACCGGCGACCTGCTCTTCGACCCGGTCGACCTGGTCCGCTACGTCTCCACGATGATCCGGCTGAGCCCCGGCGACATCATCGCCACCGGCACACCCGGCGGCGTCGGCCACGCCCGCAAGCCCCAGATCTTCCTGCGGGAGGGCGACACCGTGGTCACCGAGATCGACGGCCTGGGCCGCCTGGAGAACCGGGTGATCACCGAGGGAACGGTATGA
- a CDS encoding maleylpyruvate isomerase family mycothiol-dependent enzyme: MTDLRTALAWVAEGTALCRKTVAAFDEASYGAPSLLPGWSRTHVVAHLAGNAEALGNLVRWARTGERTPMYGSPEQRDARIESGARLPADRLTAWFERSAQALHDAMTELTEAQWRAEVVTAQGRTVPACDIPWLRAREVMVHAVDLDADVRFTDLPEDFLAALRDDIGARRGVGTPAVLGPSAEVTAYLAGRPHRGVTTVDGSPAEPLAPWL; this comes from the coding sequence ATGACGGACCTGCGGACGGCACTCGCCTGGGTCGCCGAAGGCACCGCCCTGTGCCGCAAGACCGTCGCGGCGTTCGACGAAGCCTCGTACGGCGCGCCCTCGCTGCTGCCCGGCTGGAGCCGCACCCACGTCGTGGCCCACCTGGCCGGAAACGCCGAAGCGCTCGGCAACCTGGTGCGCTGGGCGCGCACCGGTGAGCGCACCCCCATGTACGGCTCCCCGGAACAGCGCGACGCCCGCATCGAGTCAGGAGCACGCCTGCCCGCGGACCGGCTCACCGCGTGGTTCGAGCGGTCCGCGCAGGCACTGCACGACGCCATGACCGAACTGACCGAGGCCCAGTGGCGCGCCGAGGTGGTCACCGCCCAGGGGCGCACCGTGCCGGCCTGCGACATCCCCTGGCTGCGCGCCAGAGAGGTCATGGTGCACGCCGTGGACCTCGACGCCGACGTGCGCTTCACGGACCTGCCGGAGGACTTCCTCGCCGCCCTGCGCGACGACATCGGCGCACGGCGCGGCGTCGGCACTCCCGCTGTGCTCGGTCCTTCCGCTGAGGTCACCGCGTATCTGGCGGGCCGTCCCCACCGGGGCGTGACCACCGTCGACGGCTCCCCCGCCGAACCTCTGGCTCCCTGGCTGTGA